ACTCTTACAACTTCATTCACCTGGCTTCTGTGGGAAAAAGATGACTTGTCTGCTGTTGAGACGAGAAATCAGATCCAGGCTTGCAGACTTGTGTTCTGGAACTCTTGGGCATGCCTCCTCACGTGAGCACTTGGAACATTTGGGCGCAGCTCCGTCATAAGGCGTTACTCCTCTGCTCCGCTCTGGTCTTGCCGGGGCCTCCCTGAGCAGCTCGTCCCGGTGGTGCGCGTGGTGGCAGCCgagagtgccccccacccccgctcccccgTTACCGTTGTTTGACCGCGAGGCCAGTCTGCTTTGTTTGCCTTGAGAGTTGCCGCTGTGCACCGAGGCCTGATCCTGGGTCTTGGAGCAAAGCCGCTAGATAGGCGGGAGGCTGGTGCCTGGTCGCTGACCACGGAATGTGTGGGGGCAGCTGGGCTGGAAGCCAGGCCTAGATTTAAGGGCTCCGCGTCCTGCCTTGCCCGCTGTCATCTGTTCCACGCCGGGCAGGTGCAGGGCGGCGGCTGGAGCCGTGTGTGCAGCAGGCGCTTCGGGCTCAGTTCCTCTGAGAATTTGGGCGACAGTGAACTCTGGGAACAGCTGAGTGTTGAGGCGGGGCGGGCTGGGGCATTCGGAGGCCAGTCCCAGGTGGGCGAGCCCGCAGCATCCCTAACCCCCGGCAGCTGGCCCGGCAGTCAGCAGTGCCCTGGTGtgacccctgccctcagggaccTGCCTCTGGGGAACTCCCCCAGAAGAACCATACTGAAGCGTTTCTTGACTAGTTGTTTACTTGACATCAAAACACCGATGGCCCCAAGGGCAAAGGAAGCACTTCCGGGCTGGTGGCAGAACTCACAAAGTTGATGTAAGAAATTCTTGTcactggggcacctcggtggctcagtgggttaagcgtctgcctttagctcaggtcatgatcccagggtcccaggatcgagtgtctgctcagtgggagcctgctcctccctctgcccctcaccctgcttgtgcttgctcactctttcaaataaattaagtctttaaaaaaattcttctcatcTACTGGCCCTGCTGACACTCGGCACACTCGTGTTCCGAGGCAGTTCATCGCTTAAGGATGACCTTTCCCTGCTCCTTTAACCCCTAGGATAAGAAACTGGACAAGCAGTACGAGTCCCTGTCCCTGTTCCACCCCAGCGTAAGTACCCGCGCGCCAGTCCCGCAGATGCTCGGGCCCCTGCTGGAGCCAAGGCTGCCCGTTGGTCGCCCCAGCGAGGCCCTCGGCCTCTGCAGCCGCGCGTCTCTGCCTGTGGGACGTCCTGCAGTGGGAAGGGTCCAGGCTGGAGCCGCCCTTAGTGGCCGGAGGGAGGCTGAGCGGAGAGGGAGGCTGTACCCGCCCTGGCGCGGACTTAGCTGGTCAGCACTGACCTGGTTTAACGTTTTGACTTTCCCTGTCTTGAGACCCTGACTTGAGGATTGTTTCTTGAGCGCTCTTTTGGGACTCACGTGGCCAGTTGTAGGACACGTGGAAGGTGGGGGAGCCTCACCTCTGGCTTTGTTTAGCGGGAGGGGTCACGGTGCCCGAGGGGACTGCTACGTGCGCGGGGCGGGTGGATCTGTGGGACCTGGGTCGGTGTCTGACTCGGGCTCTTCGCAGAACGTGGAGATGCTGAGCAGCATGGACTCCGCCTCGGTGCGCATCATCAAGCCCTTCCCCGCGCCCCAGACGCCCGGCCGCCCGCAGCCCCTGCAGGTCGCCTCcgcgccgccgccccccgccgcccccaaaCTGGAGCCCCAGAGAATGGACACGATCCAGGAGGACCCCAGTACGGACTCGCACGCGGACGAGGACGGCTTCGAGAAGGACCCCTTCCCCAACAGCGGCACCGCTGCCAAGTCCTTCGAGGACCTCACCGGCCGTCCGGTGACGAGAAGCGAGAAGGCCGCCTCGTTCAGGCTGCAGCGGCAGAACCGAGTGGGCAGCAAGGAGACCGAGTGCTAGGCCGCGGCTCCCGGCGTGGGGCTCCCGGCGTGGGGCGGCGGCCGGCGCACTGGGGAGCCCCGGGGCCGTGCTGCGAGGGTCGCCGGGGGACGAAGGGACCGCGCAGCGGAGGCCGGTCGCGGGTCTGGACCCGTCACACTCGGGAACTGCTTGTGTGCCGAGGCCCCTGTCCTTTGGAAGAGGTGAAGTGAATCTGGCTTATTTTGAGGCTTTcaggttttagttttttttttttttttttttttttttttggtttttaaaataccCTTCAACCTGTGGTGCAGAAGCAGAAAATACAGCTGGATTAGGTTtatgaatatttacatttttgtaaatttacCTTTGTATTGAGAACAGCACTGATTAAGAtcagttttggggggtttttggttttttgttttttaatacactGTAATGGTCCGCTGACCCTTGGGAGGCATTTAGCAGTTACTTGTGAGGACAACTGGAacacagagtttattttttgCCTTCAGGGAAAGACAAAGGAGAGAAAACGTAGTTACAGGTTCTTTCTAAACCGTGGGTTCTGTCTTTAGGCATTCCCAGAGCCTCCAGCAGGGAGAACCACCCAGCTTCTTCCTCAAGATAGATGTGTGAACATGGTTTCCCAGATTCTGAGGTTAGCACTTTCTAGAATGAGAACAGTCTAGCTTACAAGTAGCCAAACTGAATGTACAGACTCCTGCCAACTGTTTAGGGCCCCAGTTCGCCGGGAAGTTTTATATTTCTAAGTCTGTCTAGTACCGCTGCCGCCCTTAAAACAAGCGCCATTCACAAAACCTGAACGACTTCGAAACGAGAGCGTGGTTTCCTCCTTGCAAACACTAGTGGCCACGAGGTACGTGAGCTGGTTCTCATCAGAGAACAGTGGTCGTGAAAGACCGAGCTGCTGTGATGAGCAGGGAGGGCCCGCTGCTTCCCTGGGGCCTGCGGCTTTCTGCCGCCACAGCTGGCTCCTGCACACCCTGGGTGGGGACCGCAGGAGACACTGCGTTACTTCCTGCTTTAGGGCTTCAGGGCTGTGTGCATTTACTTtgtgaaggataaaaatcatcaAATTGAACTCTGATTTCCTTAAAATTAAGACTTAaaagctccccccgccccagtaCTGAAATGAGCTCGCAGCCGACACATTCTAACAGATAATTTGTAAATTTTGAGGGCAATTAACTGAACCTGTGACAAATCAAATCTTTTCTTCTAAGGACGTTCATTACGCAGATGCCTGTTACACTAATACTTGAACTGATACCTTGTGGTGTTTGCTGTCTTAACTAGTCGTCATATAGTTTAGCTATGCTCCTGGAATCTGATAGGTGAGTGGGTGTATGTGAGAGTGAACGGTTCCCAGCTCCATGTAAGAAAAtcgttttttataaaaattaagactttttaaacaaatcttgtctttacttttttttccatgtatACAGTTAGCAGGCGACCCAGGGTTGCTTCCGTAGCTGGGCACCGAGGACACTGCCTCAGGCAGCTGTCACAACACAGCACACCGAGGGGCAGAGCTTCCCTAAAAATTCTAAGGCTTTTATTGATCTTGGTGGCAGAGGTTCCGTGTTCCAGGGTCACGAGCACAGATCTGACCACGCATCCTGGGATCTTTGTGGCACTGTCCGCGTCTGTAAGTCACCGGGCAGACTGGCTTTTCTGCGGCTAATGGTCCCCGTCTCCCAGGAGACTCCGTTCCGGCCGGGCTTCCGCTATGTCTCGCCAGTACGGGAGCAGCAAGGGCAGACAGGAGACTCTCTTCTCGATGAGAGGCCAGAGGTGAGAGAACAGAAACTCATTTCCCTTTGGCGACAAGTGCAGCCCGTCGGACAGGTAGGATGAGAAGTCCTGCAAGGGAACAGGGAAGTTAACCGCGGGGGTCTGCTGCTCCCCAGCCCTTCGTGGGCTGCCGGCTCACTGTCCTGTGCACACGGAGCTCCGTGACCCGCGGGCCATGCAGTgcatccccccgccccgcccctgccatTGTTCCGGCTCCTCAGACGGAAGAGGCCGAATGAGCCGACACCGTGCCTTAATGTCAAAAACATGACCTGCTGTTAGGAGAGCTCCGGGCCCGAGGGCCACAGTTTCTGACTCCCCTAGTCCAGGCATGGAGGTGGACAGGCAGGTTTCCAGGCGGAAGGAACTTGTACCCCCAGGCCCAAGCAAGAGCcgctgctcctggggagcaggctTTGCCCAAGCCCACCCCTGTCCCTGCTGGCGCCGGCTGGGCCACAGCTCGCCCAGACCAGCGCTTCCCCAGGCCTCGGTGCGCCCCCCTCCATTTTGGAGATCTCAGGaaagccccctcccaccccactctaGAAAATCTCGAAGAACCTTGTAAGAGCCCCCCACGGCAGTGCACGGTTCCCTCCTGGAGCAGGACAGCCGTCCCGGACCTCCTGGATGGACGGTTAGCCCAGACGAAGCCAGGACTCCGGCTGCTCCTGGCCTGCGACGCCACAAGCGGGCCAGGCCCAGCCGACGTCTGGGAGAGGCCTGGAGGCCCGGTGCTGGGCTCATAAGGGAAACGCCCAGCACGGTGGCTGCCAGGTCCTGGTCCTGGGGACACCAGATATGGGGACGCGTCCGACTGCCCTCCTGGGGCTGTACTGCTCTGTGGGGCCAGCTTTCACCTTTGATGGTTGCAAGTGGGCTTTCCGGCTTCAAACAAAAGATTTGGAACCACCTCCCTCCAACTATGAATtttagccccccacccccggcctgctTAAGTTCATCATTTTACCTTTTAATGAGTTTTTTAATAGGGGGTGGGGTAGTACAATAATTTGTTGGCCTGCATGTCCTTGAATGTGAACCATTTTTGGCTCATTTCACTCTGTGCTCACTCCTGACAGTCCCGGAGATGGACGCCAGCCGCTGGGTGCAGCCGAGGAACCGGGCTGGGGAAGGGGTTCCCCCGCTAACCCCGGCTTTCTGGTTTAAGTGGTGACAGTGACAAGGGTCGTGCCTACTCAGAGCGGGGTCCCATCTGTGGGCTTGTGCTCACCCTGAGGCCCGAGCCAGCCACGTACCTGAGTGTCTTTCTGCATCAGGGTCCACAGGTCCAGCACGTCGACCCCGCAGTCCTGGGCTACCTGTACACAGGCGCCCGCGTATTCGCCAACAACCGAGTTCAGACGATTTAATTTGCAGCCTGTTGAGAGCGAGTGTGTGGGTGGCTGCTGGCCCTGTGCCAACCCGCTGACCCGGATGCCTCTCTGGGCACGGCCATGGCACGCTCCGATGGCCCCAACTGGGGGAAGATGGTCCCCGCGTGCTGTGCTGCCCGACGCGGGACCAAGGACTGTGGGGACGAGGGAGCCATGGCTGGTCCCCACAGGGGAAGCGGACCGGAAGTCAGAGGTAGGAGAGCCCTGCTGCGGCCGTCTGCTTGGCTGGAACGCAGGCCAGAGGTGGCCAGAGGGGGGCCGGAGGCCAGCAAGGGGGACGCCAGGCAG
This genomic interval from Mustela lutreola isolate mMusLut2 chromosome 9, mMusLut2.pri, whole genome shotgun sequence contains the following:
- the IAH1 gene encoding isoamyl acetate-hydrolyzing esterase 1 homolog isoform X2, with amino-acid sequence MVRQLSAAGVPASRVVLVTPPPLCEAAWEQECLLQGCKLNRLNSVVGEYAGACVQVAQDCGVDVLDLWTLMQKDTQDFSSYLSDGLHLSPKGNEFLFSHLWPLIEKRVSCLPLLLPYWRDIAEARPERSLLGDGDH